One genomic region from Spirosoma sp. KCTC 42546 encodes:
- a CDS encoding DinB family protein, translating to MQPPVETREVWLRGPLSTMPPLLQPIAHALLQAREEVSTLMHDFPDQLLWERPANVASVGYHLQHLAGVLDRLFTYARQEALSPDQLAFLASEGKPGESPLSVQELVNLFTEQVEKALAQLRLTDEQALTEIRGVGRAQLPSTLIGLLTHAAEHTMRHVGQLSVTVRVITV from the coding sequence ATGCAACCCCCAGTTGAAACACGCGAAGTCTGGTTACGTGGCCCTCTCTCAACTATGCCACCCCTACTCCAGCCCATAGCACACGCACTGCTGCAGGCCCGCGAAGAGGTGAGCACACTCATGCATGATTTTCCAGACCAATTACTTTGGGAGCGACCAGCGAACGTGGCATCGGTGGGCTATCACCTGCAACACTTGGCAGGCGTATTGGATCGGCTCTTTACCTACGCACGCCAGGAAGCGCTTTCGCCTGATCAGCTAGCATTCTTAGCATCAGAAGGTAAGCCAGGTGAGTCGCCCCTTTCTGTTCAGGAGTTAGTTAATTTGTTTACTGAGCAGGTTGAAAAAGCATTAGCCCAACTCCGTTTGACCGATGAACAAGCTCTGACTGAAATACGTGGAGTGGGTCGGGCGCAACTCCCCTCTACCCTGATTGGTTTACTGACGCACGCTGCCGAACACACGATGCGCCATGTAGGTCAACTCTCGGTTACGGTGCGCGTGATAACAGTTTAA
- a CDS encoding OmpA family protein, with product MNRIVRVLLLTGLAFWSLNVQAQSARLRAANKQFDNLSYVSAVRAYEEFLRADKKKDPAETRDALIKLGYSYRKLQDTRNAERVYGELVKSYTDLDSEVYLYYAQSLAANGKYRESQKMYSQYGEKQGQDLRGRRFTVSYMDMSRFYQDSSSYRLYNLPINSRQADFSPMYYKGGIVFVSARDESGVVKRVFNWNQTPFLDLYFHPDTNQLRVPGADLTRSINSAVLGGGSDAKTAGTEVTAENQPLSKAEIFSRTLNTKYHEGPMTFTKDQNYIVFTRNNTSKGKAGKSSDGVKKLKLYSSVNKNGKWVDIQEVPFNSNEYSVGHPAFSADNTKMYFASDMPGGYGGTDIYVVEFNNGQWGTPVNMGKEINTEGNEMFPFASEGDDLYFSSDGHEGLGGLDVFVAELKDGIAYKGVQNVGAPINSEKDDFGFITDKNRTTGFVSSNRKKGVSDDDIYSFRRACKQLNILVYDAKTNTPLENADVRILRNGINQDLRLTNVQGRTDLCVDSNTEYEFKAIKEGYAMNSVRFSTLTQSAKPVMNVSIYLEKSENTLVKGVIKTEVNQQPATGVKVTLRNEKDKSEQTVTTGPDGGYEFDVKPNAPYTITAQKDRYATKKAQYGKTKRKSKIVTDSLGLYGVGDVFQLKNIYYDLNKFFIRADAAQELDHVLAILKEYPQMQIELRSHTDARATDTYNIRLSESRARAAMDYLVARGIPASRLVARGYGESEILNGCVDGVNCTESEHQQNRRTEFKVLAVQ from the coding sequence ATGAACCGAATTGTACGTGTCCTATTACTAACAGGACTAGCCTTCTGGAGTCTGAATGTTCAGGCACAAAGTGCGCGTTTACGAGCGGCTAACAAGCAATTTGATAATCTCAGCTATGTCAGCGCAGTGCGGGCGTATGAGGAATTTCTGCGGGCCGACAAAAAGAAAGATCCAGCCGAAACGCGCGATGCACTTATTAAACTTGGGTACAGCTACCGAAAGTTGCAGGATACCCGCAACGCAGAGCGTGTGTATGGCGAACTGGTAAAATCCTATACCGATCTGGATAGCGAAGTATACCTATACTATGCGCAGTCGCTGGCGGCCAATGGTAAATACCGGGAGTCGCAGAAAATGTATAGCCAGTACGGCGAAAAACAGGGCCAAGACCTCCGTGGACGCCGATTTACGGTATCTTACATGGATATGAGCCGGTTCTATCAGGATTCGTCTTCCTACCGGTTGTACAACCTCCCGATCAACTCCCGGCAGGCCGATTTCAGCCCGATGTACTATAAGGGTGGGATTGTTTTCGTATCAGCTCGCGATGAATCGGGTGTAGTGAAGCGCGTATTCAACTGGAATCAAACCCCCTTTCTGGATCTCTATTTTCATCCGGATACGAATCAACTGCGTGTGCCGGGTGCTGATCTGACCCGCTCGATTAATTCAGCTGTATTAGGTGGTGGTAGCGATGCAAAAACAGCCGGTACTGAAGTTACTGCTGAGAATCAACCCTTATCGAAAGCTGAGATTTTTAGCCGCACACTCAATACCAAATACCATGAAGGTCCAATGACCTTTACGAAAGATCAGAACTACATCGTCTTCACCCGTAACAATACGAGTAAGGGGAAAGCGGGTAAGAGCTCAGATGGGGTAAAAAAATTGAAATTGTATTCTTCCGTGAATAAGAACGGTAAATGGGTCGATATTCAGGAAGTTCCTTTCAACAGCAACGAATACTCCGTTGGTCACCCCGCTTTCTCGGCCGATAATACAAAAATGTATTTTGCTTCGGATATGCCGGGCGGTTATGGCGGTACGGATATCTACGTAGTTGAATTCAACAATGGTCAGTGGGGAACGCCCGTAAATATGGGCAAAGAAATTAATACCGAAGGCAACGAAATGTTCCCGTTTGCTTCTGAAGGAGATGATTTATATTTCTCATCTGATGGGCATGAGGGCCTGGGTGGTCTGGACGTATTTGTGGCCGAACTGAAAGACGGTATTGCTTATAAAGGCGTTCAGAACGTAGGTGCACCGATCAACTCCGAAAAGGATGATTTTGGGTTCATCACGGATAAGAATCGTACAACAGGTTTTGTGAGCAGTAACCGTAAAAAAGGTGTAAGCGATGATGATATCTATTCGTTCCGCCGTGCCTGCAAGCAGCTTAACATTCTGGTGTATGATGCCAAAACCAATACGCCACTTGAAAATGCGGATGTTCGGATTTTGCGGAATGGCATCAATCAGGATCTTCGTTTAACCAACGTGCAGGGCCGTACCGATTTATGTGTCGACTCGAACACCGAATACGAATTTAAAGCCATTAAAGAAGGCTACGCCATGAACAGCGTTCGTTTCTCAACCCTGACGCAGTCGGCTAAACCGGTCATGAACGTATCGATTTACCTTGAGAAGTCGGAAAATACGTTAGTGAAGGGTGTAATCAAGACGGAAGTAAACCAGCAGCCCGCAACGGGTGTGAAGGTGACCTTGCGGAATGAGAAGGATAAATCGGAACAAACCGTAACGACTGGTCCAGATGGCGGCTATGAGTTTGATGTGAAGCCAAACGCACCTTATACGATTACAGCTCAGAAAGATCGCTACGCAACCAAAAAAGCGCAGTATGGCAAAACGAAGCGTAAATCGAAAATTGTTACGGACTCCCTGGGTTTGTATGGCGTAGGGGATGTATTTCAACTCAAGAATATTTATTACGACCTGAACAAGTTCTTTATTCGTGCTGATGCTGCACAGGAACTAGATCATGTACTGGCTATTCTTAAGGAGTACCCACAAATGCAGATCGAACTTCGGTCACATACCGATGCCCGTGCTACAGACACCTACAATATCCGGCTATCGGAGAGTCGTGCTCGTGCGGCAATGGATTATCTGGTGGCTCGGGGGATTCCCGCCAGTCGCCTGGTGGCGCGGGGCTATGGTGAATCCGAGATTCTCAACGGCTGCGTAGATGGCGTGAATTGTACGGAAAGCGAGCACCAGCAAAACCGCCGGACCGAGTTTAAAGTATTAGCTGTACAATAA
- a CDS encoding SDR family NAD(P)-dependent oxidoreductase, which translates to MENSLQPTTEKAMFDLTGKVAIITGASKGIGEDMARVFARFGAKVIVSSRKQDACDALASDIRAQGGDATGIAAHVGDMDQLRQLVDKSIATYGGIDILVNNAASNPVFGPSLDCDGAAFDKIMQANVKAPFELSKLCYPSMKARGGGSIIMISSIAGHTPDPGLGMYSVSKASLNMLTKVLAKEWGPDGIRVNAICPGLIKTKFSQALWQDEKILDHFTKRIPIARMGTTDEISPLALFLASNASSYSTGSLFYADGGTVI; encoded by the coding sequence ATGGAAAACTCTCTCCAACCCACTACCGAAAAAGCCATGTTTGACCTGACCGGAAAAGTGGCCATTATAACTGGAGCCAGCAAAGGCATTGGCGAAGACATGGCGCGTGTATTTGCCCGTTTCGGTGCTAAAGTTATTGTGAGTAGCCGCAAACAGGATGCCTGCGACGCCCTCGCCAGCGACATCCGGGCGCAGGGTGGCGATGCCACAGGCATTGCCGCTCATGTAGGCGATATGGATCAGCTTCGGCAATTAGTTGATAAAAGCATTGCTACTTACGGAGGCATTGATATTTTAGTTAACAACGCTGCATCGAACCCCGTTTTCGGCCCCTCTCTCGACTGCGATGGTGCGGCTTTTGACAAGATCATGCAGGCCAATGTGAAGGCACCATTTGAGTTAAGTAAGCTTTGCTATCCCAGCATGAAAGCCCGTGGTGGAGGTAGTATCATCATGATCAGCAGTATTGCTGGTCATACACCCGACCCCGGCTTAGGTATGTACAGTGTCAGTAAAGCATCGTTGAATATGCTCACAAAGGTACTGGCGAAAGAATGGGGTCCTGACGGGATTCGGGTGAATGCCATTTGTCCTGGTCTGATCAAAACCAAATTTAGTCAGGCCCTCTGGCAGGATGAGAAGATTCTGGATCACTTCACCAAGCGAATCCCGATTGCCCGTATGGGTACAACCGACGAAATCAGCCCACTGGCGTTGTTTCTGGCATCTAATGCCTCATCCTATAGCACAGGGAGCTTGTTTTATGCGGATGGCGGAACGGTGATTTAA
- the tilS gene encoding tRNA lysidine(34) synthetase TilS: MLEQNFLAFINDNQLFGPSDRVLLAVSGGIDSMVLAELVYRIGQPFAIAHVNFGLRGQDSENDALFVQNKAEYYGVPFHLTHFDTTAVAKEQGISIQMVARDLRYAWFAQLLQDYQYSCVATAHHKNDVLETLLLNLTRGTGLAGLHGIASSKNGIIRPLLFATRPELATYADEHNVLYREDSSNYNDTYARNRIRHHVVPVLTDLNPGLWQTLPRTIERLRAAETLMQAELQRSWQETARQDGEQIILPVNKLQALPEPVFRLTEWFKPFGFTDNQVEHMVESLHQPVGQVFSSTTHRISHERIGLVLEPLVKKADYEIMLQDWPDGPVEVDSVFTLTLERQEKSDDFRPLPDSSVACLDADRLTFPLTIRPWRQGDRFRPLGLNGHKLVSDLLNDLKLSRTEREQTAVLLSGGQIAWVIGHRIDHRFRVQAETKRIGRFSLSRKRKFNR, translated from the coding sequence ATGTTGGAGCAGAATTTTTTAGCATTTATTAACGACAATCAACTATTCGGTCCCAGCGATCGTGTGCTGTTGGCCGTAAGTGGCGGCATTGACTCAATGGTACTGGCTGAACTAGTTTATCGTATCGGGCAGCCATTTGCCATAGCCCATGTCAACTTCGGTCTACGTGGCCAGGACTCAGAGAATGATGCCTTGTTTGTTCAGAACAAGGCTGAATACTATGGGGTTCCGTTTCATCTAACACACTTCGATACAACTGCTGTTGCTAAGGAACAGGGCATTTCTATTCAAATGGTTGCCCGAGATCTCCGGTATGCCTGGTTTGCTCAGCTTCTTCAGGACTATCAATATTCCTGTGTAGCAACGGCTCATCACAAGAATGATGTATTGGAAACGCTGTTGCTCAATCTCACCCGTGGCACCGGCTTAGCTGGCTTACATGGTATTGCGAGTAGCAAGAACGGAATAATACGTCCACTATTGTTTGCGACTCGCCCCGAGCTGGCTACCTATGCCGATGAACATAACGTGCTCTACCGGGAGGACAGTTCTAATTATAATGATACCTATGCTCGTAACCGGATTCGGCACCATGTTGTTCCGGTTCTGACCGATCTGAATCCGGGATTATGGCAAACATTACCCCGTACAATTGAGCGGCTGCGGGCTGCAGAAACGCTGATGCAGGCTGAACTTCAACGTTCCTGGCAGGAAACGGCAAGGCAAGATGGAGAACAAATCATACTACCTGTCAATAAGCTACAGGCATTACCTGAACCCGTGTTCCGACTAACAGAATGGTTCAAACCATTCGGATTTACTGACAATCAGGTGGAGCACATGGTTGAATCCTTACATCAACCTGTTGGGCAGGTATTCTCGTCAACTACCCATCGGATCAGTCATGAACGTATAGGTTTGGTACTTGAACCCTTAGTAAAGAAGGCAGACTACGAAATTATGCTACAGGATTGGCCTGATGGACCAGTGGAAGTAGACTCTGTGTTTACGCTTACGTTGGAGAGACAAGAGAAATCCGATGACTTCCGTCCATTGCCAGATTCAAGTGTGGCTTGCCTGGATGCAGATCGACTGACGTTTCCGCTTACCATTCGCCCCTGGAGACAAGGTGATCGGTTCCGGCCCCTGGGCCTAAATGGGCATAAGTTAGTTAGTGATTTGCTGAATGACCTGAAGCTTAGCCGTACTGAGCGTGAACAAACAGCAGTACTGCTCTCGGGTGGTCAGATTGCCTGGGTCATTGGCCATCGGATAGACCATCGCTTTCGCGTTCAGGCTGAAACGAAGCGAATTGGTCGATTTTCGTTGAGTAGAAAAAGGAAATTTAATCGTTGA
- a CDS encoding carboxylate-amine ligase yields MPVFTLGIEEEFQTIDPTTGELRSHMSKIVDGGQIVLQERVKAEMHQAVVEVGTNICTNIQEARQEVTYLRKMIIELAEKQNLKIAAAGTHPFSDWQEQLITPNERYDRLIEELRDVARSNLIFGLHVHVGIENRNEGIQIMNAVRYFLPHIYALSTNSPFWRGRNTGFKSYRSKVFDKFPRTGIPDFFSSAAEYDEYINLLIKTGCIDNGKKIWWDIRLHPFFDTIEFRICDVPMRVDETICLAAIMQALVAKIYKLHKQNLNFRPYRRILINENKWRAARYGIGGKLIDFGKQEEVPTHQLIHELLSFIDDVVDELGSRAECEYVLKILEMGTGADRQLAVFQETNDLKKVMDYIIEETSLGI; encoded by the coding sequence ATGCCCGTTTTCACCCTCGGTATTGAAGAAGAGTTTCAAACGATTGACCCTACTACGGGCGAGTTGCGTTCGCACATGTCCAAGATTGTTGACGGTGGCCAGATTGTCCTTCAGGAACGTGTAAAGGCCGAAATGCACCAGGCCGTCGTTGAGGTTGGCACCAATATCTGCACCAATATTCAGGAGGCCCGGCAGGAGGTTACCTACCTCCGCAAAATGATTATTGAACTGGCCGAGAAACAGAACCTAAAAATTGCGGCTGCCGGAACCCACCCCTTTTCTGATTGGCAGGAACAACTCATTACCCCCAACGAACGGTACGACCGGCTCATTGAAGAACTGCGCGATGTAGCCCGCTCGAACCTTATTTTTGGCCTGCACGTCCACGTAGGTATCGAAAATCGGAATGAGGGCATTCAAATTATGAATGCGGTACGGTATTTTTTACCCCATATCTACGCCCTCTCCACCAACTCACCGTTCTGGCGCGGACGTAATACAGGCTTCAAATCATACCGGTCGAAGGTATTTGACAAATTCCCACGAACGGGTATTCCTGACTTTTTCTCATCGGCGGCTGAGTATGATGAGTACATAAACCTGCTGATTAAAACCGGCTGTATCGACAACGGCAAGAAAATCTGGTGGGATATTCGCCTACACCCCTTTTTCGATACCATTGAGTTCCGCATCTGCGATGTACCGATGCGTGTTGACGAAACCATTTGTCTGGCCGCCATTATGCAGGCATTGGTGGCTAAAATCTATAAACTGCACAAACAAAATTTAAACTTCCGGCCCTACCGACGTATTCTGATCAATGAAAACAAATGGCGGGCTGCCCGGTACGGTATTGGAGGGAAACTCATTGATTTCGGTAAGCAGGAAGAGGTACCGACCCATCAGCTTATTCATGAGCTACTCAGTTTTATCGACGATGTTGTGGATGAATTAGGTAGCCGGGCTGAGTGTGAATACGTACTCAAAATTCTGGAAATGGGCACTGGTGCCGACCGTCAACTAGCTGTTTTTCAAGAGACCAATGACCTGAAGAAGGTTATGGATTACATTATCGAAGAAACTTCTTTGGGTATCTGA
- a CDS encoding type 1 glutamine amidotransferase — MNVVKIAVLDMNNNHANEGMRCILHQIRNMQGNVQEELSYDVFDVRSKNELPDLEYDIFISSGGPGSPLASSEPWEARYFDLIDQIIDWNLHNERKKFVFLICHSFQLVVRHLDLGLLSRRRSTSFGIFPVHKTDEGLGETLLEGLPDPFFAVDSRDYQITEPNADRLDEMGATILCLEKIRPHVLLDRAVMAIRFSPEILGTQFHPEADNEGMLRYFLQDEKRNHIVSNFGQEKYNDMVAYLQDPDKIALTESIILPSFLSQAIQSLALTEQFIEQH; from the coding sequence ATGAATGTAGTAAAAATTGCCGTACTGGATATGAATAACAACCATGCCAATGAAGGAATGCGTTGTATTCTGCACCAGATTCGGAACATGCAGGGGAATGTACAGGAGGAACTATCTTATGATGTTTTCGATGTTCGATCTAAAAATGAACTTCCTGATTTAGAGTACGATATATTTATTTCGTCAGGTGGGCCTGGCAGCCCTCTTGCCTCATCGGAGCCATGGGAGGCCCGCTATTTTGACCTGATCGATCAGATAATTGACTGGAACCTGCACAACGAGCGTAAGAAATTTGTCTTTTTGATCTGCCACTCGTTTCAACTGGTTGTTCGTCACCTCGACCTAGGTTTGCTGAGCCGACGCCGATCAACATCATTCGGTATTTTTCCGGTTCATAAAACCGACGAAGGGTTGGGAGAAACGTTACTGGAAGGCCTGCCTGACCCATTTTTTGCGGTCGACTCACGAGATTATCAGATTACCGAGCCGAATGCCGACCGTCTGGACGAAATGGGGGCGACAATTCTTTGTCTGGAGAAAATTCGCCCGCACGTGCTGCTTGACCGGGCAGTGATGGCCATTCGGTTTTCACCTGAGATTTTAGGCACCCAGTTCCATCCCGAAGCCGATAATGAAGGGATGTTACGGTACTTCCTACAGGACGAAAAACGGAATCATATTGTATCGAATTTCGGGCAGGAAAAGTACAACGACATGGTCGCTTATTTGCAGGACCCAGACAAAATTGCGCTGACGGAGTCGATCATTTTACCCAGCTTTTTGAGCCAGGCCATTCAGTCGTTGGCTCTGACCGAACAGTTTATAGAACAGCATTAA